Proteins from a genomic interval of Oceanispirochaeta crateris:
- a CDS encoding phosphate ABC transporter substrate-binding protein — MKKIIAVLMVLFVAGFAFAGGQQDAGMDQSSNGSFSGNYAFGGSTTVEPIIRAAAEAFTEMYPDVKISYDAPGSSAGVKGPLEGTYSIGAASRSLKDSEKEAGALATAIAKDGVAVVLNKGSVPMDNLSLEDIIAIYAGEVTNWSQLGGPDAEIVVFNRDEASGTRSCFNDATVKTQSKKFTETAAIVTSNGDMVAKVGSTPYAIGYCGFGYIGKDAGTKAVTVDGIAPVEKNVLDGSYAVSRDLILITNGPVPAGTLEEAFINYILSAEGQDIVKEEKFISINS; from the coding sequence ATGAAAAAAATTATTGCTGTTCTTATGGTTCTGTTTGTAGCTGGTTTCGCATTCGCTGGTGGTCAGCAGGATGCAGGAATGGATCAATCTTCAAATGGTTCATTCTCAGGTAATTATGCTTTTGGTGGATCTACAACTGTTGAGCCCATCATCAGAGCTGCTGCCGAAGCTTTTACAGAAATGTACCCTGATGTGAAAATCTCTTATGATGCACCCGGTTCATCAGCTGGTGTTAAAGGTCCCCTGGAAGGAACCTACTCTATTGGTGCTGCTTCTAGATCTCTTAAAGATTCAGAGAAAGAAGCCGGTGCTCTTGCTACAGCTATTGCTAAGGATGGAGTTGCTGTTGTTCTGAATAAGGGATCTGTTCCCATGGACAACCTTTCATTGGAAGATATTATTGCCATCTATGCCGGTGAAGTTACAAACTGGAGCCAGCTGGGTGGTCCAGATGCAGAAATTGTTGTATTCAACAGAGATGAAGCATCCGGTACACGGTCCTGTTTTAATGATGCCACTGTAAAAACACAGAGTAAAAAGTTCACCGAAACTGCCGCTATTGTTACTTCCAACGGAGATATGGTTGCGAAAGTCGGATCTACTCCCTATGCCATTGGTTACTGTGGATTCGGTTATATCGGTAAGGATGCCGGAACAAAAGCTGTTACTGTAGATGGAATTGCTCCTGTAGAAAAAAATGTTCTTGATGGATCTTATGCCGTTTCAAGAGATCTGATTCTCATCACCAATGGTCCAGTACCCGCAGGAACTCTGGAAGAAGCTTTTATCAATTACATCCTTTCTGCCGAAGGCCAGGACATTGTAAAAGAAGAAAAGTTTATCTCTATCAATTCATAA
- the pstC gene encoding phosphate ABC transporter permease subunit PstC codes for MKSSKIILENTVEKILLFSALLSIISVVFITVFIFQEGLPLFAKVSPLKFLFSSTWEPTAEIPQYGILPFIMGSIWVTVGALILSVPVGLAVGIFMAEMAEGKIADILRTVVELLAGIPSVIYGLFGYIAISPVIRVLFKSPTGLGVLTASIVLAIMTLPTIINITEVSLRAVPHELKEGSLALGATHWMTIYRVMIPTARSGILAGIVLGMGRAIGETMAVLMVAGNAVTMPKGPLSLTRTLTMNIATDMKYAADDHAVSLFTTGIVLFVFILGINTLVQYLMKKAVREDV; via the coding sequence TTGAAGTCATCAAAAATCATTCTGGAAAATACAGTTGAAAAGATCCTTCTGTTCAGTGCATTGCTATCTATTATCAGTGTCGTCTTTATAACCGTATTTATTTTTCAAGAGGGTTTACCTCTGTTTGCAAAAGTCAGCCCCCTGAAGTTTCTGTTTTCAAGTACATGGGAACCAACAGCAGAAATACCGCAGTATGGAATCCTTCCTTTTATTATGGGTTCAATTTGGGTAACAGTAGGAGCCTTGATCCTGTCCGTTCCAGTTGGTTTGGCTGTCGGTATCTTCATGGCAGAGATGGCCGAAGGCAAGATAGCAGATATTCTAAGAACTGTTGTTGAGCTCTTAGCAGGTATCCCTTCTGTCATCTACGGACTATTCGGTTATATCGCCATATCGCCAGTCATAAGGGTTTTGTTTAAAAGTCCAACGGGGCTGGGTGTTCTGACTGCCAGTATTGTTCTGGCAATTATGACTCTTCCTACCATCATAAATATTACAGAAGTCTCCCTAAGAGCCGTTCCGCATGAGCTGAAGGAAGGTTCTTTGGCTCTGGGGGCAACCCACTGGATGACCATTTACAGGGTTATGATTCCCACGGCCCGTTCGGGTATTCTGGCGGGGATTGTACTGGGGATGGGAAGGGCTATCGGTGAAACTATGGCGGTTCTTATGGTTGCCGGGAATGCGGTTACCATGCCCAAGGGACCCTTGTCATTGACAAGAACCCTGACTATGAATATTGCCACAGATATGAAATATGCCGCCGATGATCATGCTGTCAGCCTTTTCACTACTGGTATTGTTTTATTTGTTTTTATCCTGGGCATTAATACTCTGGTTCAGTATCTCATGAAAAAAGCAGTGAGAGAGGATGTATAA